A region of Planktomarina temperata RCA23 DNA encodes the following proteins:
- a CDS encoding aminotransferase class V-fold PLP-dependent enzyme encodes MQRVYLDHNATSPLRPEARAAMIAAMDALGNPSSVHSEGRAAKAIVEKARGQISEAFGVGAHDIVFTGSATEAAALALKDRGFHAGDIEHDAVAAWVQADLPLKTGQVCVAQPTGTALQLANSETGIVQTLPEGLGFCDMTQGFGKLPLAFSWSGADMACASAHKLGGPKGVGCLLLKPGVEVAAQVLGGGQEMGRRAGTENIIGIAGFGAAAEASARDLSAGKWATIEKLRNILEKTLEASGKPLILVGTDSPRLPNTACFAAPGWKGETQVMQMDLAGFAVSAGSACSSGKVKASRVLRAMGYDEDVASSAIRVSLGLETTEDEVQQFAKVWLAAYERLLARKAAR; translated from the coding sequence ATGCAGCGGGTCTATCTTGATCACAACGCCACAAGCCCACTGCGTCCTGAGGCACGGGCGGCGATGATTGCTGCGATGGATGCCCTGGGCAACCCCTCGTCTGTCCATTCCGAGGGGCGCGCGGCCAAAGCCATTGTGGAAAAAGCCCGTGGACAAATTTCTGAGGCCTTTGGCGTCGGCGCCCATGACATTGTGTTTACCGGCAGCGCGACTGAGGCTGCCGCTTTGGCCCTGAAGGATCGCGGCTTTCATGCGGGCGACATAGAACATGATGCCGTCGCCGCTTGGGTGCAGGCCGATTTGCCGCTAAAGACCGGTCAGGTCTGTGTTGCGCAACCCACAGGGACCGCGCTCCAACTGGCCAATTCGGAAACAGGCATTGTGCAAACCCTGCCAGAGGGATTGGGGTTTTGCGATATGACCCAGGGCTTTGGCAAGCTCCCCTTAGCATTTTCTTGGAGTGGGGCTGACATGGCCTGTGCCTCGGCCCATAAGCTGGGCGGGCCAAAAGGTGTTGGGTGCTTATTGTTAAAACCCGGGGTGGAGGTGGCCGCGCAGGTCCTGGGCGGTGGTCAGGAAATGGGCCGGCGCGCTGGCACGGAAAATATCATCGGTATTGCCGGTTTTGGCGCCGCAGCAGAGGCCAGTGCCCGCGATTTAAGTGCCGGAAAATGGGCGACAATCGAGAAACTTAGAAATATTCTAGAAAAGACACTGGAAGCCAGCGGAAAACCCCTTATTTTAGTAGGGACTGACTCGCCACGCCTGCCCAACACCGCCTGCTTTGCAGCCCCCGGATGGAAAGGCGAGACGCAGGTCATGCAAATGGACCTTGCGGGATTTGCAGTATCGGCCGGCTCGGCTTGCTCGTCAGGCAAGGTCAAGGCCAGCCGCGTTCTGCGGGCGATGGGATATGATGAAGACGTAGCCAGTTCAGCGATCCGCGTATCGCTTGGACTTGAGACCACAGAAGATGAAGTTCAGCAGTTCGCCAAGGTTTGGCTGGCTGCATATGAGCGGCTTTTGGCACGCAAGGCGGCCAGATAG
- the sufC gene encoding Fe-S cluster assembly ATPase SufC, with the protein MLNIKNLHVKLEEEDKQILKGVNLSLEPGKVHAIMGPNGSGKSTLSYVLSGKDGYEVTDGSAQLEGVDILDMEAEERAAAGLFLAFQYPVEIPGVGNMTFLRTAVNAQRKLRGEEEMSAGEFLKVVRAKAKDLKIDADMLKRPVNVGFSGGEKKRNEILQMAMLEPKMCILDETDSGLDVDAMKLVAQGVNALRDGKRTFLVITHYQRLLDHIKPDAVHIMANGRIIKTGGPELALEVENNGYADLLEEIA; encoded by the coding sequence ATGCTAAATATCAAAAATCTACACGTTAAACTTGAAGAAGAAGATAAGCAGATCTTGAAGGGTGTGAACCTGTCCTTGGAGCCTGGCAAAGTGCATGCGATCATGGGCCCGAATGGATCTGGCAAATCGACCCTCTCCTACGTGCTGTCCGGCAAAGACGGCTATGAAGTCACTGACGGCTCTGCACAGCTGGAGGGTGTGGATATTTTGGATATGGAGGCCGAAGAACGCGCGGCAGCCGGTCTATTCCTGGCCTTCCAATATCCTGTTGAGATCCCCGGCGTGGGGAATATGACTTTTTTGCGCACCGCTGTGAATGCCCAGCGCAAATTGCGTGGTGAAGAGGAAATGAGCGCAGGCGAATTCTTGAAAGTGGTGCGGGCCAAGGCCAAGGATCTGAAAATTGACGCTGACATGCTCAAACGTCCCGTAAATGTGGGATTTTCCGGTGGCGAAAAGAAACGTAACGAAATATTGCAAATGGCAATGCTTGAGCCCAAAATGTGTATTTTGGATGAAACAGACAGCGGCCTTGATGTAGATGCGATGAAACTTGTGGCCCAGGGCGTGAACGCTTTGCGCGATGGTAAGCGCACCTTCCTTGTTATCACCCATTATCAAAGGCTTTTGGACCATATCAAACCAGATGCGGTGCATATCATGGCCAATGGCCGCATCATCAAAACAGGCGGGCCTGAGCTGGCGTTGGAAGTTGAAAACAATGGCTATGCGGACCTTTTGGAGGAGATCGCCTAA
- the sufB gene encoding Fe-S cluster assembly protein SufB: protein MMAMDDVQVKDGVDAETVEAVKALSGTYKYGWNTEIEMEYAPKGLSEDIVRLISSKNDEPEWMLDWRLAAYRRWLELKEPDWAMVDYPTIDFQDQYYYARPKSMEEKPKSLDDVDPKLLETYKKLGIPLKEQALLAGVEAPEGERRVAVDAVFDSVSVGTTFQAELRKAGVIFCSISEAIREHPELVRQYLGSVVPVSDNYYATLNSAVFSDGSFVYIPPGVRCPMELSTYFRINAENTGQFERTLIIADKESYVSYLEGCTAPQRDVAQLHAAVVELVLLDDAEIKYSTVQNWFPGDENGKGGIYNFVTKRADCRGHRSKVMWTQVETGSAVTWKYPSCVLRGDDSQGEFYSIAIANNMQQADTGTKMVHLGKNTKSRIVSKGISAGRAQNTYRGLVSMHPKAKNSRNYTQCDSLLIGDKCGAHTVPYIEVKNNSSRVEHEATTSKVDDDQLFYCRSRGMDEEEAVALVVNGFCKEVLQALPMEFAMEAQALVAISLEGSVG from the coding sequence ATGATGGCGATGGATGATGTTCAGGTCAAAGACGGTGTGGATGCCGAAACAGTTGAGGCGGTCAAAGCTCTCTCTGGCACCTATAAATATGGGTGGAATACAGAAATCGAGATGGAATATGCGCCCAAGGGTCTTTCCGAGGATATCGTTCGCTTGATCTCATCCAAAAACGACGAACCGGAATGGATGCTGGATTGGCGCTTGGCGGCCTACCGCCGGTGGCTGGAACTGAAAGAGCCAGATTGGGCCATGGTCGATTATCCGACAATCGACTTTCAAGACCAATATTACTATGCCCGGCCCAAAAGCATGGAAGAAAAACCAAAATCCTTGGATGACGTCGATCCTAAACTTTTGGAAACTTATAAAAAGCTGGGAATTCCGCTGAAAGAGCAGGCTCTTCTGGCGGGTGTCGAGGCTCCCGAAGGGGAACGCCGGGTTGCTGTTGATGCGGTCTTTGACAGCGTATCGGTCGGCACAACCTTTCAAGCTGAGCTGCGCAAGGCGGGGGTGATCTTCTGTTCTATCTCTGAAGCCATTCGTGAGCATCCAGAGCTCGTGCGTCAGTATCTCGGCTCTGTCGTGCCCGTCTCGGACAATTACTATGCAACGCTCAATTCAGCCGTCTTTTCCGATGGGTCTTTCGTCTATATACCGCCGGGGGTGCGCTGCCCTATGGAATTGTCGACCTATTTTCGCATTAATGCGGAAAATACAGGGCAATTTGAGCGCACTTTGATCATCGCCGACAAAGAGTCTTACGTCAGCTACCTCGAAGGCTGCACAGCACCGCAGCGCGATGTGGCACAGTTGCACGCGGCCGTGGTGGAATTGGTGCTGCTCGATGACGCAGAAATCAAATATTCTACAGTGCAAAACTGGTTTCCCGGCGATGAGAACGGCAAGGGCGGGATTTATAATTTCGTAACCAAACGCGCCGATTGCCGCGGCCATCGCTCAAAGGTGATGTGGACCCAAGTGGAAACCGGTTCTGCAGTGACATGGAAATATCCCTCTTGCGTATTGCGCGGCGATGACAGCCAGGGGGAATTTTATTCCATCGCCATTGCCAACAATATGCAACAAGCCGATACCGGCACGAAAATGGTGCATTTGGGCAAAAATACCAAGTCTCGGATTGTCTCAAAAGGCATCAGCGCGGGCAGGGCGCAAAATACCTACCGTGGCTTGGTCTCTATGCATCCGAAGGCCAAAAATAGCCGCAACTATACCCAATGCGACAGCCTTTTGATTGGGGATAAATGCGGTGCGCATACGGTGCCCTATATCGAGGTGAAAAATAACTCCTCTCGGGTTGAGCATGAGGCGACCACTTCAAAAGTTGATGATGACCAGCTCTTTTATTGCCGCTCACGCGGTATGGATGAAGAGGAGGCCGTGGCGCTCGTGGTCAATGGGTTTTGCAAGGAAGTGCTGCAAGCTCTGCCCATGGAATTTGCCATGGAAGCACAGGCGCTGGTGGCGATTTCGCTTGAAGGGTCAGTCGGATAA